The Penaeus chinensis breed Huanghai No. 1 chromosome 21, ASM1920278v2, whole genome shotgun sequence genome has a window encoding:
- the LOC125036522 gene encoding STAGA complex 65 subunit gamma-like, whose product MSCAGSHWGEFQDGQSSNNDDWSLSGSDMEDLLTPKPPPPTPPTLHQPSQEETSSFQKLPAEFCRTDPLVLQTIRLLQYQRQVAQLINRAQSIGMEGNSFPSCQAPPDEPVLDRKTAKPHFLFFIPPEKTSYTIGKNEPQLLEVEGTTARLILRKAVATICAHTGYTDTSESVLRFLTDVLHEFLTKLTNLLRANTDSLLLTDRCPFHDVMEQSLHDIGIGSMNELHQMYRERVILYHTRVRQESFQLYHQYLALTQNKEGSIATPGSRRESTGDWWGDDCGSQHGGPSGTSAPGLDDTSVPSIKSTSSLDPELSLHPFSVLSQVGGDGEEGVQHSPATTQQYQLYPLTPR is encoded by the exons ATGAGTTGTGCTGGTAGCCACTGGGGAGAGTTTCAGGATGGTCAAAGCAGCAACAATGATGACTGGAGCCTCAGTGGTTCTGACATGGAAGACCTCCTAACCCCAAAGCCACCACCGCCAACTCCTCCAACCCTTCACCAGCCGTCTCAGGAGGAAACATCGTCATTTCAGAA acTTCCAGCAGAATTTTGTCGAACAGACCCCTTAGTTTTGCAAACAATCAGATTACTACAATATCAGAGACAAGTTGCCCAGCTTATAAACAGAGCACAG AGTATAGGTATGGAGGGGAATAGCTTCCCATCATGCCAAGCACCTCCTGATGAGCCTGTGCTTGACCGGAAAACTGCAAAGCCAcacttcttattctttattcctcCTGAGAAAAC GTCTTACACAATTGGGAAGAATGAACCACAGTTACTTGAAGTGGAAGGCACAACTGCACGACTTATTTTAAGGAAAGCCGTTGCAacaatatgtgcacacacaggaTACACTGACACATCTGAGAGTGTGCTCAGATTTCTCACCGATGTTCTCCATGAATTTTTGACGAAGCTGACCAATCTACTACGTGCTAACACAGACTCCCTTCTATTGACAGACAGATGTCCATTTCAT GATGTTATGGAACAAAGCCTTCACGATATTGGGATTGGCAGCATGAATGAGTTACACCAAATGTACCGAGAACGTGTCATTCTGTATCACACCCGAGTCAGGCAGGAGAGCTTTCAGTTGTATCATCAGTACCTTGCCCTTACTCAAAATAAGGAAGGCAGTATTGCAACACCTGG GTCTCGAAGGGAGAGTACAGGGGATTGGTGGGGAGATGACTGTGGCAGTCAGCATGGAGGTCCAAGTGGCACCTCTGCACCAGGTCTGGATGATACCTCTGTCCCATCTATTAAAAGTACTTCAAGTCTGGATCCTGAATTATCACTCCATCCATTCTCTGTGTTGAGCCA